In Odocoileus virginianus isolate 20LAN1187 ecotype Illinois chromosome 5, Ovbor_1.2, whole genome shotgun sequence, a single window of DNA contains:
- the TMEM53 gene encoding transmembrane protein 53 isoform X2: MVFFSETLGIPSLRVLAQKLLELLFDYEVEKEPLLFHVFSNAGVMLYRYVLELLQTHRRFCHLRVVGTIFDSGPGDSNLLGALRALAVVLEHRPAALRLLLLVAFALVAFLFHILLAPLTALFHTHFYDRLLDAASRWPELYLYSRADEVVLARDVERMVKARLAHRVLVRSVDFVSSAHVSHLRDYPTYYTTLCINFMHSCVHCPPHLTSAPEINA, from the coding sequence ATGGTCTTCTTCTCCGAGACCCTGGGCATCCCTTCACTTCGTGTCTTGGCCCAGAAGCTGCTTGAGCTGCTCTTTGATTACGAGGTTGAGAAGGAGCCCCTGCTCTTCCACGTCTTCAGCAATGCTGGCGTCATGCTGTACCGATATGTGCTGGAGCTCCTGCAGACCCACCGGCGCTTCTGTCACCTGCGTGTGGTGGGCACCATCTTTGACAGCGGTCCCGGTGACAGCAACCTGCTGGGGGCTCTGCGGGCGCTGGCAGTCGTCCTGGAGCACCGGCCTGCCGCACTGCGCCTGCTGCTCCTGGTGGCCTTTGCCCTGGTGGCCTTCCTGTTCCACATCCTGCTCGCGCCACTCACCGCCCTCTTCCACACCCACTTCTATGACAGGCTGCTCGACGCAGCCTCTCGCTGGCCCGAGCTCTACCTCTACTCCAGGGCCGACGAGGTGGTCCTGGCCCGGGACGTGGAGCGCATGGTGAAGGCGCGCCTGGCGCACCGGGTCCTGGTACGCTCTGTGGACTTCGTGTCGTCCGCACACGTCAGCCACCTCCGCGACTACCCTACTTACTACACTACCCTCTGCATCAACTTCATGCACAGCTGTGTCCACTGCCCTCCGCACCTCACCTCTGCCCCAGAAATAAATGCCTGA
- the RNF220 gene encoding E3 ubiquitin-protein ligase RNF220 isoform X3 — MDLKNSLLKDAMAPGTPKSLLLSASIKREGESPTASPHSSATDDLHHSDRYQTFLRVRANRQTRLNARIGKMKRRKQDEGQVCPLCSRPLAGSEQEMSRHVEHCLSKREGSCMAEDDAADIEHENSNRFEEYEWCGQKRIRATTLLEGGFRGSGFVMCSGKENPDSDADLDVDGDDTLEYGKPQYTEADVIPCTGEEPGEAKEREALRGAVLNGGPPSTRITPEFSKWASDEMPSTSNGESSKQEAMQKTCKNSDIEKITEDSAVTTFEALKARVRELERQLSRGDRYKCLICMDSYSMPLTSIQCWHVHCEECWLRTLGAKKLCPQCNTITAPGDLRRIYL; from the exons ATGGATCT CAAGAATTCCCTTCTGAAGGATGCCATGGCTCCAGGCACCCCCAAG tcccTCTTGTTGTCTGCTTCCATCAAGAGGGAAGGAGAGTCTCCAACGGCATCACCACACTCATCAGCCACCGACGACCTGCACCACTCAGACAGATATCAG ACCTTCTTGCGAGTGCGAGCCAACCGGCAGACCCGACTGAATG CTCGGATTGGGAAAATGAAACGGAGGAAGCAAGATGAAGGGCAGGTATGTCCCCTGTGCAGCCGCCCCCTGGCAGGATCGGAGCAGGAGATGAGTAGGCATGTGGAGCATTGCCTTTCTAAG AGGGAAGGCTCCTGCATGGCTGAGGACGATGCCGCGGACATCGAGCATGAGAACAGCAACCGCTTTGAGGAGTATGAGTGGTGCGGGCAGAAGCGGATACGGGCCACCACTCTCCTGGAAGGTGGTTTCCGAG GCTCTGGCTTCGTCATGTGCAGCGGCAAAGAGAATCCGGACAGTGACGCTGACCTGGATGTGGACGGGGATGACACTCTGGAGTATGGGAAGCCACA ATACACGGAGGCTGACGTCATCCCCTGCACAGGCGAGGAGCCTGGcgaagccaaggagagagaggcaCTGCGGGGCGCAGTCCTAAA CGGTGGCCCTCCTAGCACACGCATCACACCTGAGTTCTCTAAATGGGCCAGTGATG AGATGCCATCTACGAGCAACGGTGAGAGCAGCAAGCAGGAGGCCATGCAGAAGACCTGCAAGAACAGTGACATTGAGAA AATCACTGAAGATTCAGCTGTGACCACGTTTGAGGCCCTGAAGGCTCGGGTCAGGGAACTTGAACGGCAGCTATCCCGTGGGGACCGTTACAAATGCCTCATCTGCATG GACTCATACTCGATGCCCCTGACGTCCATCCAGTGTTGGCATGTGCACTGTGAGGAGTGTTGGCTGCGGACCCTG GGTGCCAAGAAGCTCTGCCCTCAGTGCAACACCATCACAGCGCCCGGAGACCTGCGGAGAATCTACTTGTGA
- the RNF220 gene encoding E3 ubiquitin-protein ligase RNF220 isoform X4, whose product MLEGEVTRAIKNSLLKDAMAPGTPKSLLLSASIKREGESPTASPHSSATDDLHHSDRYQTFLRVRANRQTRLNARIGKMKRRKQDEGQVCPLCSRPLAGSEQEMSRHVEHCLSKREGSCMAEDDAADIEHENSNRFEEYEWCGQKRIRATTLLEGGFRGSGFVMCSGKENPDSDADLDVDGDDTLEYGKPQYTEADVIPCTGEEPGEAKEREALRGAVLNGGPPSTRITPEFSKWASDEMPSTSNGESSKQEAMQKTCKNSDIEKITEDSAVTTFEALKARVRELERQLSRGDRYKCLICMDSYSMPLTSIQCWHVHCEECWLRTLGAKKLCPQCNTITAPGDLRRIYL is encoded by the exons ATGTTGGAGGGAGAAGTGACAAGAGCCAT CAAGAATTCCCTTCTGAAGGATGCCATGGCTCCAGGCACCCCCAAG tcccTCTTGTTGTCTGCTTCCATCAAGAGGGAAGGAGAGTCTCCAACGGCATCACCACACTCATCAGCCACCGACGACCTGCACCACTCAGACAGATATCAG ACCTTCTTGCGAGTGCGAGCCAACCGGCAGACCCGACTGAATG CTCGGATTGGGAAAATGAAACGGAGGAAGCAAGATGAAGGGCAGGTATGTCCCCTGTGCAGCCGCCCCCTGGCAGGATCGGAGCAGGAGATGAGTAGGCATGTGGAGCATTGCCTTTCTAAG AGGGAAGGCTCCTGCATGGCTGAGGACGATGCCGCGGACATCGAGCATGAGAACAGCAACCGCTTTGAGGAGTATGAGTGGTGCGGGCAGAAGCGGATACGGGCCACCACTCTCCTGGAAGGTGGTTTCCGAG GCTCTGGCTTCGTCATGTGCAGCGGCAAAGAGAATCCGGACAGTGACGCTGACCTGGATGTGGACGGGGATGACACTCTGGAGTATGGGAAGCCACA ATACACGGAGGCTGACGTCATCCCCTGCACAGGCGAGGAGCCTGGcgaagccaaggagagagaggcaCTGCGGGGCGCAGTCCTAAA CGGTGGCCCTCCTAGCACACGCATCACACCTGAGTTCTCTAAATGGGCCAGTGATG AGATGCCATCTACGAGCAACGGTGAGAGCAGCAAGCAGGAGGCCATGCAGAAGACCTGCAAGAACAGTGACATTGAGAA AATCACTGAAGATTCAGCTGTGACCACGTTTGAGGCCCTGAAGGCTCGGGTCAGGGAACTTGAACGGCAGCTATCCCGTGGGGACCGTTACAAATGCCTCATCTGCATG GACTCATACTCGATGCCCCTGACGTCCATCCAGTGTTGGCATGTGCACTGTGAGGAGTGTTGGCTGCGGACCCTG GGTGCCAAGAAGCTCTGCCCTCAGTGCAACACCATCACAGCGCCCGGAGACCTGCGGAGAATCTACTTGTGA
- the RNF220 gene encoding E3 ubiquitin-protein ligase RNF220 isoform X5, with translation MPRARSGRRSRGAGGREETFLRVRANRQTRLNARIGKMKRRKQDEGQVCPLCSRPLAGSEQEMSRHVEHCLSKREGSCMAEDDAADIEHENSNRFEEYEWCGQKRIRATTLLEGGFRGSGFVMCSGKENPDSDADLDVDGDDTLEYGKPQYTEADVIPCTGEEPGEAKEREALRGAVLNGGPPSTRITPEFSKWASDEMPSTSNGESSKQEAMQKTCKNSDIEKITEDSAVTTFEALKARVRELERQLSRGDRYKCLICMDSYSMPLTSIQCWHVHCEECWLRTLGAKKLCPQCNTITAPGDLRRIYL, from the exons ATGCCGAGGGCCCGGAGCGGCCGGCGGAGCAGGGGGGCCGGCGGGAGGGAGGAA ACCTTCTTGCGAGTGCGAGCCAACCGGCAGACCCGACTGAATG CTCGGATTGGGAAAATGAAACGGAGGAAGCAAGATGAAGGGCAGGTATGTCCCCTGTGCAGCCGCCCCCTGGCAGGATCGGAGCAGGAGATGAGTAGGCATGTGGAGCATTGCCTTTCTAAG AGGGAAGGCTCCTGCATGGCTGAGGACGATGCCGCGGACATCGAGCATGAGAACAGCAACCGCTTTGAGGAGTATGAGTGGTGCGGGCAGAAGCGGATACGGGCCACCACTCTCCTGGAAGGTGGTTTCCGAG GCTCTGGCTTCGTCATGTGCAGCGGCAAAGAGAATCCGGACAGTGACGCTGACCTGGATGTGGACGGGGATGACACTCTGGAGTATGGGAAGCCACA ATACACGGAGGCTGACGTCATCCCCTGCACAGGCGAGGAGCCTGGcgaagccaaggagagagaggcaCTGCGGGGCGCAGTCCTAAA CGGTGGCCCTCCTAGCACACGCATCACACCTGAGTTCTCTAAATGGGCCAGTGATG AGATGCCATCTACGAGCAACGGTGAGAGCAGCAAGCAGGAGGCCATGCAGAAGACCTGCAAGAACAGTGACATTGAGAA AATCACTGAAGATTCAGCTGTGACCACGTTTGAGGCCCTGAAGGCTCGGGTCAGGGAACTTGAACGGCAGCTATCCCGTGGGGACCGTTACAAATGCCTCATCTGCATG GACTCATACTCGATGCCCCTGACGTCCATCCAGTGTTGGCATGTGCACTGTGAGGAGTGTTGGCTGCGGACCCTG GGTGCCAAGAAGCTCTGCCCTCAGTGCAACACCATCACAGCGCCCGGAGACCTGCGGAGAATCTACTTGTGA